The following proteins come from a genomic window of Nicotiana tomentosiformis chromosome 12, ASM39032v3, whole genome shotgun sequence:
- the LOC104094601 gene encoding uncharacterized protein isoform X1, with product MQPPHQHSRINLAELKAQIVRKLGSDRSKQYFYSLNRLLSLKISKVEFSKICLRIFGRENILLHNQFIRSILKNACSAKVPPSSHEDEFLKPGATLGNNEASNDVYEQNGSRVSLRQSSSQPGLSNGDILPLSPRKARTGFCDRRAGDGRSALGPNEKTSFTFQSTAEESSDFDVTKENGYLNPPDGLRSVQHNPGLIQRSEDEREAANLETSKLSLTKRPLGGPVSVHNKDQVSGDGKEMHARSELQAPLGVPFYPVSVVGSHRELPLATSSKCFSFSNFGALLDTLTLRERMEQIAAEQGIEGVAVDCANLVNNGLDSYLKGLIGSCVQLLGARSGHEPTKISRKKQQTYTKPVNGLRPGHHIQVSSDKSSEFMQEQAPDSLISFQDFRVAMELNRQQLGKDWPLLLEKPCRILKLYGSPPHY from the exons ATGCAACCGCCACATCAGCATTCACGGATTAATCTTGCTGAACTGAAAGCTCAGATAGTGAGGAAACTTGGATCAGATAGGTCGAAACAGTACTTTTATTCCTTAAATAGGTTGCTGAGCTTGAAGATAAGCAAGGTTGAGTTCAGTAAGATTTGTCTTAGGATCTTCGGAAGAGAGAACATTCTGCTGCACAATCAGTTTATCCGTTCTATTTTGAAAAATGCTTGTAGTGCAAAAGTTCCACCATCAAGTCATGAGGATGAGTTTTTGAAGCCTGGTGCAACGCTTGGCAACAATGAGGCTTCAAATGATGTTTATGAGCAAAATGGGTCGCGTGTTTCATTAAGACAGTCTTCAAGTCAACCAGGTTTGTCAAATGGGGACATTTTGCCATTATCTCCTCGAAAGGCCAGAACAGGCTTTTGTGATCGTAGGGCTGGGGATGGCCGTAGTGCACTTGGACCGAATGAGAAAACTAGTTTTACTTTTCAATCAACAGCGGAAGAATCGAGTGATTTTGATGTTACTAAGGAAAATGGTTACTTGAATCCCCCTGATGGCCTGAGGTCTGTACAGCACAATCCAGGACTCATCCAGCGATCGGAGGACGAAAGGGAGGCAGCGAATCTAGAAACTTCCAAACTTTCTTTAACAAAGAGACCACTTGGAGGTCCAGTTTCTGTACATAACAAAGATCAGGTTAGTGGTGATGGGAAAGAGATGCATGCTAGGAGTGAGCTACAAGCGCCGCTTGGAGTTCCATTTTACCCTGTCAGCGTAGTTGGATCACATAGAGAATTGCCTTTGGCAACCAGTAGTAAATGTTTTAGCTTTTCTAATTTTGGTGCTTTGTTGGACACCTTAACATTGAGGGAACGCATGGAGCAGATTGCCGCAGAACAGGGAATTGAAGGGGTGGCAGTCGATTGTGCCAATTTGGTGAACAATGGTTTAGATTCTTACTTAAAAGGTTTAATCGGATCTTGTGTTCAACTTTTGGGAGCAAGGTCTGGGCATGAACCTACTAAGATCAGCAGAAAGAAGCAGCAAACCTATACAAAGCCTGTTAATGGTCTCAGACCAGGCCATCATATTCAGGTGAGTAGCGATAAATCTTCAGAATTCATGCAAGAACAGGCTCCCGACAGCCTGATATCATTTCAAGATTTTAGGGTTGCCATGGAGCTAAACCGGCAGCAACTTGGCAAAGATTGGCCATTGCTGCTGGAGAAG CCTTGCAGGATACTTAAGTTATATGGAAGTCCACCTCACTACTAA
- the LOC104094601 gene encoding uncharacterized protein isoform X2, with amino-acid sequence MQPPHQHSRINLAELKAQIVRKLGSDRSKQYFYSLNRLLSLKISKVEFSKICLRIFGRENILLHNQFIRSILKNACSAKVPPSSHEDEFLKPGATLGNNEASNDVYEQNGSRVSLRQSSSQPGLSNGDILPLSPRKARTGFCDRRAGDGRSALGPNEKTSFTFQSTAEESSDFDVTKENGYLNPPDGLRSVQHNPGLIQRSEDEREAANLETSKLSLTKRPLGGPVSVHNKDQVSGDGKEMHARSELQAPLGVPFYPVSVVGSHRELPLATSSKCFSFSNFGALLDTLTLRERMEQIAAEQGIEGVAVDCANLVNNGLDSYLKGLIGSCVQLLGARSGHEPTKISRKKQQTYTKPVNGLRPGHHIQVSSDKSSEFMQEQAPDSLISFQDFRVAMELNRQQLGKDWPLLLEKDT; translated from the exons ATGCAACCGCCACATCAGCATTCACGGATTAATCTTGCTGAACTGAAAGCTCAGATAGTGAGGAAACTTGGATCAGATAGGTCGAAACAGTACTTTTATTCCTTAAATAGGTTGCTGAGCTTGAAGATAAGCAAGGTTGAGTTCAGTAAGATTTGTCTTAGGATCTTCGGAAGAGAGAACATTCTGCTGCACAATCAGTTTATCCGTTCTATTTTGAAAAATGCTTGTAGTGCAAAAGTTCCACCATCAAGTCATGAGGATGAGTTTTTGAAGCCTGGTGCAACGCTTGGCAACAATGAGGCTTCAAATGATGTTTATGAGCAAAATGGGTCGCGTGTTTCATTAAGACAGTCTTCAAGTCAACCAGGTTTGTCAAATGGGGACATTTTGCCATTATCTCCTCGAAAGGCCAGAACAGGCTTTTGTGATCGTAGGGCTGGGGATGGCCGTAGTGCACTTGGACCGAATGAGAAAACTAGTTTTACTTTTCAATCAACAGCGGAAGAATCGAGTGATTTTGATGTTACTAAGGAAAATGGTTACTTGAATCCCCCTGATGGCCTGAGGTCTGTACAGCACAATCCAGGACTCATCCAGCGATCGGAGGACGAAAGGGAGGCAGCGAATCTAGAAACTTCCAAACTTTCTTTAACAAAGAGACCACTTGGAGGTCCAGTTTCTGTACATAACAAAGATCAGGTTAGTGGTGATGGGAAAGAGATGCATGCTAGGAGTGAGCTACAAGCGCCGCTTGGAGTTCCATTTTACCCTGTCAGCGTAGTTGGATCACATAGAGAATTGCCTTTGGCAACCAGTAGTAAATGTTTTAGCTTTTCTAATTTTGGTGCTTTGTTGGACACCTTAACATTGAGGGAACGCATGGAGCAGATTGCCGCAGAACAGGGAATTGAAGGGGTGGCAGTCGATTGTGCCAATTTGGTGAACAATGGTTTAGATTCTTACTTAAAAGGTTTAATCGGATCTTGTGTTCAACTTTTGGGAGCAAGGTCTGGGCATGAACCTACTAAGATCAGCAGAAAGAAGCAGCAAACCTATACAAAGCCTGTTAATGGTCTCAGACCAGGCCATCATATTCAGGTGAGTAGCGATAAATCTTCAGAATTCATGCAAGAACAGGCTCCCGACAGCCTGATATCATTTCAAGATTTTAGGGTTGCCATGGAGCTAAACCGGCAGCAACTTGGCAAAGATTGGCCATTGCTGCTGGAGAAG GATACTTAA